From one Rhodovulum sp. ES.010 genomic stretch:
- a CDS encoding NAD+ synthase encodes MAERFRLTLAQLNPTMGALADNAAKARAAWDEARRAGADMVALPEMFLTGYQVQDIVMKPAFTADAMAHVERLARDCADGPALGIGAPYAAHGHLYNAYFFCQGGAVTARIFKHHLPNDGVFDEKRVYDSGPINGPYSVGPVRIGTPVCEDSWFDDVAEALAETGAEILLVPNGSPYFRDKFDIRLNLMVKRVTETGLPLIYLNLVGAQDDQVFDGASFVLNPGGALTHLLPAFDQTLAHVDFTRTPEGWRAETGKRAINPDAWEQDYRAMVEALRDYVWKTGFAKVLLGLSGGVDSALVAAIAADALGPDNVRCVMLPSEYTSETSLEDAAAVARALGCHLDEVPIADPRAAVAEALAPFFAGTDPGIAEENIQSRLRGLILMALSNKFGEMLLTTGNKSEVAVGYATIYGDMAGGYNPIKDLYKTRVFETCRWRNANHRDWMKGPAGAVIPPRVIDKPPSAELREDQKDEDSLPPYDLLDRILEGLIDKERSVADLVAEGFDRDTVKKVEHLIYISEYKRFQSAPGPRLTPRAFWLDRRYPIVNRWRDPG; translated from the coding sequence ATGGCCGAGAGGTTCCGCCTGACGCTCGCGCAGCTCAACCCCACGATGGGGGCGCTCGCCGACAATGCGGCCAAGGCCCGCGCCGCCTGGGACGAGGCGCGCCGCGCCGGCGCCGACATGGTGGCGCTGCCCGAGATGTTCCTGACCGGCTACCAGGTGCAGGACATCGTGATGAAGCCCGCCTTCACCGCCGATGCCATGGCCCATGTGGAACGTCTGGCGCGCGACTGCGCCGACGGCCCCGCGCTGGGGATCGGCGCGCCCTACGCGGCCCACGGACACCTCTACAACGCCTATTTTTTCTGCCAGGGCGGCGCGGTCACCGCGCGCATCTTCAAGCACCACCTGCCCAATGACGGGGTGTTCGACGAAAAGCGCGTCTACGACAGCGGCCCGATCAACGGCCCCTATTCGGTCGGCCCGGTGCGGATCGGCACGCCGGTCTGCGAGGATTCGTGGTTCGACGACGTGGCCGAGGCGCTGGCCGAAACCGGCGCCGAGATCCTGCTGGTGCCCAACGGCTCGCCCTATTTCCGCGACAAGTTCGACATCCGGCTGAACCTGATGGTCAAGCGCGTGACCGAGACCGGGCTGCCGCTGATCTATCTCAACCTCGTGGGCGCGCAGGACGACCAGGTGTTCGACGGGGCGAGCTTCGTGCTCAACCCCGGCGGCGCGCTGACCCACCTGCTGCCCGCCTTCGACCAGACGCTGGCCCATGTCGATTTCACCCGCACGCCCGAGGGCTGGCGCGCCGAGACCGGCAAGCGCGCGATCAACCCCGATGCGTGGGAACAGGACTATCGCGCCATGGTCGAGGCGCTGCGCGACTACGTGTGGAAAACCGGTTTCGCGAAGGTGCTGCTGGGCCTCTCGGGCGGCGTCGATTCCGCGCTGGTCGCCGCCATCGCCGCCGACGCGCTGGGCCCCGACAACGTCCGCTGCGTGATGCTGCCCTCGGAATACACCTCCGAGACCTCGCTGGAGGATGCCGCCGCCGTCGCCCGCGCGCTGGGCTGCCACCTCGACGAGGTGCCGATCGCCGACCCCCGCGCCGCGGTGGCCGAGGCGCTGGCCCCGTTCTTTGCCGGCACCGATCCCGGCATCGCCGAGGAGAACATCCAGTCGCGCCTGCGCGGGCTGATCCTGATGGCGCTGTCGAACAAGTTCGGCGAGATGCTCCTGACCACCGGCAACAAGTCCGAGGTGGCGGTGGGCTACGCCACGATCTACGGCGACATGGCCGGCGGCTACAACCCGATCAAGGACCTCTACAAGACCCGCGTCTTCGAAACCTGCCGCTGGCGCAACGCCAACCATCGCGACTGGATGAAAGGGCCGGCCGGCGCGGTGATCCCGCCCCGCGTCATCGACAAGCCGCCCTCGGCGGAACTGCGCGAAGACCAGAAGGACGAGGACAGCCTGCCGCCCTACGACCTGCTCGACCGCATCCTCGAAGGGCTGATCGACAAGGAACGGTCGGTCGCCGATCTGGTGGCCGAAGGCTTCGACCGCGACACCGTGAAAAAGGTCGAGCACCTGATCTATATCAGCGAATACAAGCGCTTCCAGTCCGCCCCCGGCCCCCGCCTGACGCCGCGCGCGTTCTGGCTCGACCGCCGCTATCCCATCGTCAACCGCTGGCGCGACCCGGGCTGA
- a CDS encoding 1-phosphofructokinase family hexose kinase produces the protein MQDILTVTLNPTVDLSSSVPHVVANEKLRCAPAVTDPGGGGINVSRAIRLLGGESRALVALDGHNGDKLKALLEREGIRLIPLKAPGETRLSLAVTDRATGEQFRFVLPGPVWNAAGLKAILAAITTAVPEDGYVVISGSVPRGLPDDMPARLGAKLRARGARLVVDTSGPALERLVRGLEAAPFALRMDRSEAEALAGRPLTSREDSADFAADLVADGIASVVVIARGADGSVLAAEGLRLHAAAAEVPVRSKVGAGDSFVGAFTMTLASGGDLASALQWGAAAASAAVMTDATALCTREETEALLERCPVSALG, from the coding sequence ATGCAGGACATTCTGACCGTTACCCTGAACCCGACCGTGGATCTCTCGAGCTCGGTCCCGCATGTGGTGGCGAACGAGAAGCTGCGCTGTGCCCCCGCGGTCACCGATCCGGGCGGGGGCGGGATCAACGTGTCGCGCGCGATCCGACTGCTCGGCGGCGAAAGCCGGGCGCTGGTCGCGCTCGACGGGCATAACGGCGACAAGCTCAAGGCGCTGCTGGAACGCGAGGGTATCCGTCTCATCCCGCTCAAGGCGCCGGGCGAGACGCGGCTGAGCCTTGCGGTGACCGACCGCGCCACCGGCGAGCAGTTCCGCTTCGTGCTGCCGGGGCCGGTCTGGAACGCGGCGGGGCTGAAGGCGATCCTCGCCGCGATCACGACGGCGGTGCCCGAGGACGGCTATGTGGTGATCTCGGGCAGCGTGCCGCGCGGGCTGCCCGACGACATGCCCGCCCGCCTCGGCGCCAAGCTGCGCGCGCGCGGCGCCCGGCTGGTGGTGGACACATCGGGCCCCGCGCTGGAGCGCCTCGTGCGGGGGCTGGAGGCGGCGCCCTTCGCGCTGCGGATGGACCGCTCCGAAGCCGAGGCCCTGGCCGGGCGCCCCCTGACGAGCCGCGAGGACAGCGCCGATTTCGCGGCCGACCTGGTGGCCGACGGCATCGCCTCTGTCGTGGTGATCGCCCGCGGCGCGGACGGGTCGGTGCTGGCCGCCGAGGGCCTGCGCCTGCACGCCGCGGCGGCCGAGGTGCCGGTGCGCTCCAAGGTGGGGGCGGGCGACAGTTTCGTCGGCGCCTTCACGATGACGCTGGCCAGCGGCGGCGACCTGGCCTCTGCGCTGCAATGGGGCGCGGCGGCGGCGAGCGCGGCGGTGATGACCGACGCGACCGCGCTGTGCACCCGCGAGGAGACCGAGGCGCTGCTGGAGCGCTGCCCGGTCAGCGCGCTCGGCTGA
- a CDS encoding MBL fold metallo-hydrolase codes for MTKLTRRQAMLAGAALPLAAAAPVRAGAPMMGATMPQFHRFALGGFEVTTLLAGTRTVEDPQNIFGLNVAPERFAAVSEANLIPADKAQFFFTPTVVNTGAELILFDTGLNPEGITAALEAAGYSADQVDKVVITHMHGDHVGGLSGAAGQTFANAAHYTGAAEFDAWDMSGDETFEAKVRPLAERMTFLDDGGAVAGGVTAMAAFGHTPGHMAYMLESEGKQLVIAADFANHYVWSLAHPEWEVLYDRDKAAAAATRKRMLDMLAADRTPFIGYHMPFPGYGFVEPRDAGYRYVPASYQMMLG; via the coding sequence ATGACCAAGCTGACCCGCCGCCAGGCCATGCTGGCCGGCGCCGCCCTGCCGCTGGCCGCGGCCGCGCCGGTGCGGGCCGGCGCGCCGATGATGGGCGCGACGATGCCGCAGTTCCACCGCTTCGCCCTGGGCGGGTTCGAGGTGACGACGCTTCTGGCCGGCACCCGGACCGTCGAGGACCCGCAGAACATCTTCGGGCTGAACGTCGCGCCCGAGCGGTTCGCCGCGGTCTCGGAGGCGAACCTGATCCCCGCGGACAAGGCGCAGTTCTTCTTCACGCCGACGGTGGTGAACACGGGCGCGGAGCTGATCCTGTTCGACACCGGGCTGAACCCCGAAGGGATCACGGCGGCGCTGGAGGCGGCGGGCTACAGCGCCGACCAGGTCGACAAGGTGGTCATCACCCACATGCATGGCGACCATGTCGGGGGGCTGTCGGGCGCGGCCGGCCAGACCTTCGCGAACGCCGCCCACTACACCGGCGCGGCCGAGTTCGACGCCTGGGACATGTCGGGCGACGAAACCTTCGAGGCCAAGGTGCGCCCGCTGGCCGAGCGGATGACCTTCCTCGACGACGGCGGCGCGGTCGCCGGCGGCGTGACCGCGATGGCGGCCTTCGGCCACACGCCGGGGCACATGGCCTACATGCTGGAAAGCGAGGGCAAGCAGCTGGTGATCGCGGCGGATTTCGCCAACCACTACGTCTGGTCGCTGGCGCATCCCGAGTGGGAGGTGCTGTACGACCGCGACAAGGCGGCGGCGGCGGCGACCCGCAAGCGGATGCTCGACATGCTGGCCGCCGACAGGACGCCCTTCATCGGCTACCACATGCCGTTCCCGGGCTACGGCTTCGTCGAGCCGCGCGACGCGGGCTACCGCTACGTGCCGGCGAGCTACCAGATGATGCTGGGCTGA